The genomic stretch TACGATCGAAGACGACGATGGTGTCGTTCATCGAATATCCGATCAGCGTAAGTATCGCGGCGATAACGGTAAGCGTTATCTCTTGATTCGTCAAGGAGAACGCGCCGATGGTGATCAAAGTATCGTGGAAGACCGCGACCACAGCGGCCACGCCATAGATCCACTCGAAGCGGAACGCGAGATAAACCAGCATTCCCGCGAGCGAATAGAGCGTTGCCCATTCGGCCTGATGCGTCAGCTGCTTTCCTACTTGCGGACCGACGATCTGCACGCTACGCACGCCGAAACCAGAAGTGAAAGCTCCTTCTTTCAAGGAGGAGACTATCTGCGGCTGAATGACGCTGTTCAGGTCGTCGATTGAGCCGAGCACACCGGAGCGGGTCTTATCGCGGAAATCGGTGATCTGCCGCGCGATTGCGCCGTAGCGAGCGCCGGCATCGGTTCCCAAGTGGAGAGGATCTTTGTTCAGCAGGTAGTCGGAGATTTGACTCGAACTGGAGTTATTCAGATCAAGCTTGCCTTGGTCACTAGTACCGCCGAAATACTTCTCCATCACCGCGACGATGGCCGCGCGTCCTCGATCAAGGGATTGCTCGCTGGTTTCCTTTTCGGGAAGGCTGATGATGACTTCGTTGGCGCCGGCGCCGCCGATGCTCTGAATCTTGAAGTCGTGATACCCCGCCGCATCGATGGAGCGACGAATCTTGCCGTCATCGACGCCATTGACGAACTTCACGTCAACCTGGGTACCGCCGCGGAAGTCAACGCCCCACGGAATACCGTGCCAGAAGATCAGCGAGATCAATCCCGCCACGCTGAATATCAAAGAAAAGCTGAGGAAGTACCACTTCTTCCCGAGAAAGTCGATGTTGGTGCTTTTAAAGAATTCCAATTTGTAACCTTTGAAAATCGTTTTCACCACGGAGACACGGAGTCACGGAGAAAAACAAAAAAAGGTGAAAGGCACTCCAGTCGACTTATTAATCTGGCTCGACCATACCGAGTGGAACTTCGAGAGCCCACTCAAATGCCTTTCTCCGTGCCTCCGTGTCTCCGTGGTGAATAAGCTTCTAAATACTCAACGCTTCCCCGCGTTCCTTCCGATTCAAGATCGCATCGAAGATCACGCGCGAGACGAACACGGCGGTGAACAGGTTTGCCAGCAGACCGAAGGTCAGGGTGGTGGCAAATCCGCGCACTGGGCCGGTTCCAAAAATGAACAGAATGAATGCCGAAACAATTGTCGTCACGTGCGTATCGACGATCGTCAGCCACGCATGTGCGAATCCCTGATCGACCGCCGCAGCCGGAGCCTTCCCCGCGCGGAGCTCTTCGCGGATGCGCTCAAAGATCAGCACGTTCGAGTCGACGCCCATACCGATAGTCAGAATCACACCGGCAATTCCCGGCAGCGTAAGTGACGCATGGCTGAATCCGAGAAATCCGAGCAAAATGACCAGGTTCAGCAACAGTGCCAAATCGGCATTGATGCCCGCGCCGCGGTAATAAATCAGCATGAAGATGAGCACGGCTGCCATGCCGACAACTGCAGCGAGCACGCCTGCTCGAATCGAATCGGCCCCGAGCGACGGACCTACGGTTTCTTCATTCAGATAATGAATGCTCGCGGGCAGCGCGCCGGAGCGCAGCATCATGGAGAGATCATGCGTCTGCTCTTCGGTAAACGCGCCGGCTATGCGAACGCTATCCCGAATTGGCTCCTGAATATTGGCAACCTCACGGACGCGATTATCAAGCACGATGGCTAGCTTGTCGTTCACGTGAGCACTGGTAAACGCAAAGAAACGGCGTCCCCCATCGTTGGAAAGATTGAACTGCACATCCGGACGACCATTTTCGTCGCGGCTCGGCTGGGCATCGCGAATGTCGCTGCCCGCAACCGCGGAAGTGCGGGACACAACCCAATACTCCGGCTGTCCGCCACCCTGACCGGTTGCGCCGGGCAGGATTACCTCATCCGGAGGAATGCTGCCACCATTCGCCTGTAACGCAGATTGCTCGTCAGGATACGGGCCGCCCATTGACTGCCGGATCTCCAGCATCGCCGTGGACTGAATCAGGTCTCTTACGCGGGCGGGGTCATCAACACCCGGCAGCTCTACGAGAATCTGATAGGCGCCCATCCCGTGCTCCTGGATAGTCGGCTCGGTCACGCCGAACTGATCCACACGGTTGCGGATCGTCTCAATTGCCTGCTGAACAGCGCGCTGCTTAAGCGACGTGACTTCCGAGGGCTTCATCACGAACTGATAGGTATTGTTCGGGCCGCTCTGTAGTTCGTACTGTGGGAAGTTGTCGCTGACGGTTTCCCGCAGCGCGCCGATCTTGTCCGGAGGCACGCCTTTGATCTGCATGACCTCAGGGTGATTGACCGGATCAGGCTTAGTAATGTCGGGCGACGCGATCCCGGCTTTGCTCAGGTCATCTTTCAGTCCTGAAAGCGTGCGATCGGTATCGGCATTCACCGCCTCGTTCACAGCAACTTGCAGAATGAGGTGAGTACCGCCCTTGAGGTCGAGACCAAGGTGAATGTTCTCCTGGATCGCACCGAGAACGCCTTGTTGTTTCCAGGCATTAATGGCCTTCTCGGGATCGGTACCGAGAAAGACGCCGTAGACAAAGATCAGCAGCGTTCCGATGATCAGCAGGGTCTTTGAGAGAAGGTTTTTACGCATTTACTTTGCTTCTTCTGGATTCACGAGCGCGGTGACGGCCGCTCGGGCCACTTCAATCCGCAGGTTGTCGGGAGGGACGCGCAGTTGTACGGCGTCGTCCCTGAGAGAGATCACGGTGCCGCGAATGCCGCCGCTGGTGACAACTTTGTCGCCATTTTTCAGGCTCGCCAGCATTGCCTGCCACTTCTTCTGCTTCTTCTGCTGCGGCATGATCAGCATGAAATAAAAGATCGCGAAGATCGCGATCAGCGGGAGCAGGCCGAAGATGGCAGACCCCGACGACTGCGCCAACAGGCTGGGAATTGCGTGCATTTGAATCAAGGCTTCGCTCTGAAACCAGGGGGAGATTTTCTAATTGAGTAATTTGGTAATTGGGTAATTGCCAGAGGCACTTGCAACTACCGGCCTCGCCATGCCGCGCGTTACGAACTTACCCGATTACTCAATTACCCAATTCTGGGGCGCGGCTAGAGGAGAGCCTGCTTAGCTCGATTGCTCTGAAACCTGCGCGGCCTCAGATCGCTTCGCTCGCAACTCTCCAGTTTTAATAGCATGACGGACACTGCGCATCGTGTCAAGGTAATGCGCGAGGTTGTGGATGGTGTTCAGCACCGCAGCCAGCGCCTCTCCAGAGACAAACAAATGACGGAGATACGCTCGCGTGTAACGCGAGCAAACCATGCAGTCACATGCAGGATCCGGCGGCCGCTGATCGCGGGCAAAACGCGCATTCTTGATATTCATCCGTCCCTCTGAGGTGAACAGCAGACCATGCCGCGCAGCTCGTGTGGGCAGCACGCAGTCCATCATGTCGACGCCCATCGCGGCGTACTCGACGATCTCCTCCGGATAGCCGACGCCCATCACGTACCGCGGCTTGTCTTTGGGGAGAAGAGGAAGCGTGCTCTCGATGATCTCGCGCGTGAGCTCCCGCGGCTCACCCACGCTGAGCCCGCCGATGGCGTAACCAGGAAAGTCTAGCTCCAGCAGACGCTCGGCGGATTCGCGGCGCAGATCGGGATACATGCCCCCCTGAACAATCCCGAAAAGGGACTGGGTTTCGGAGATCTGTGCTAAAGATGCAGCATGCCGCGTCTCTACTAGTGCTCGCCAAGGGACGTCGGCTTTATGAACTTCAAAATATTCCTTGCTCCGCCGCGCCCAGCGCGACGTCATCTCCATGGACTCCTTCGCGCGTTCCCTCGTCGCAGGGTGCTCCGTGCATTCGTCGAATGCCATGATGATGTCGGCGCCAAGAGCAATTTGGATTTCCATCGAACGCTCGGGAGTGAAGAAGTGGCTCGACCCATCAAGATGCGAGCGGAACTCGACGCCGCGCTCGCTGACCTTGCGCAACTCGTTAAGGCTGAAAACCTGGAATCCGCCGGAGTCGGTAAGAATGCTGCGCTCCCAAGACATGAACCGGTGCAGCCCGCCCATCTGGCAAATCGCCTCGTGTCCAGGACGCAAATACAGGTGATAGGTGTTCCCGAGAAGAATTTGTACGCCGAGTTCTTCCAGAATGTGCTGTGGCACACCTTTGACCGATGCGAGAGTGCCAACCGGCATGAACACCGGAGTCTCGATTTCGCCGTGGGGTGTAGCGATGCGGCCGAGGCGGGCGGGACCGTCTGCGGCATTGATCGAGAAGGAGAGAGGCATGGA from Terriglobales bacterium encodes the following:
- the secF gene encoding protein translocase subunit SecF yields the protein MEFFKSTNIDFLGKKWYFLSFSLIFSVAGLISLIFWHGIPWGVDFRGGTQVDVKFVNGVDDGKIRRSIDAAGYHDFKIQSIGGAGANEVIISLPEKETSEQSLDRGRAAIVAVMEKYFGGTSDQGKLDLNNSSSSQISDYLLNKDPLHLGTDAGARYGAIARQITDFRDKTRSGVLGSIDDLNSVIQPQIVSSLKEGAFTSGFGVRSVQIVGPQVGKQLTHQAEWATLYSLAGMLVYLAFRFEWIYGVAAVVAVFHDTLITIGAFSLTNQEITLTVIAAILTLIGYSMNDTIVVFDRIRENVKLLRRESLAEIVNRSINQTLSRTVLTSGLTFLTVLSLYLFGGEVLRGFSFALVVGILIGTYSSIAVAAPMLVAYQDWRLKKTGKVVLPGASTRRGTQRTGKLQGTGTRS
- the yajC gene encoding preprotein translocase subunit YajC, which gives rise to MHAIPSLLAQSSGSAIFGLLPLIAIFAIFYFMLIMPQQKKQKKWQAMLASLKNGDKVVTSGGIRGTVISLRDDAVQLRVPPDNLRIEVARAAVTALVNPEEAK
- the tgt gene encoding tRNA guanosine(34) transglycosylase Tgt, whose protein sequence is MPLSFSINAADGPARLGRIATPHGEIETPVFMPVGTLASVKGVPQHILEELGVQILLGNTYHLYLRPGHEAICQMGGLHRFMSWERSILTDSGGFQVFSLNELRKVSERGVEFRSHLDGSSHFFTPERSMEIQIALGADIIMAFDECTEHPATRERAKESMEMTSRWARRSKEYFEVHKADVPWRALVETRHAASLAQISETQSLFGIVQGGMYPDLRRESAERLLELDFPGYAIGGLSVGEPRELTREIIESTLPLLPKDKPRYVMGVGYPEEIVEYAAMGVDMMDCVLPTRAARHGLLFTSEGRMNIKNARFARDQRPPDPACDCMVCSRYTRAYLRHLFVSGEALAAVLNTIHNLAHYLDTMRSVRHAIKTGELRAKRSEAAQVSEQSS
- the secD gene encoding protein translocase subunit SecD encodes the protein MRKNLLSKTLLIIGTLLIFVYGVFLGTDPEKAINAWKQQGVLGAIQENIHLGLDLKGGTHLILQVAVNEAVNADTDRTLSGLKDDLSKAGIASPDITKPDPVNHPEVMQIKGVPPDKIGALRETVSDNFPQYELQSGPNNTYQFVMKPSEVTSLKQRAVQQAIETIRNRVDQFGVTEPTIQEHGMGAYQILVELPGVDDPARVRDLIQSTAMLEIRQSMGGPYPDEQSALQANGGSIPPDEVILPGATGQGGGQPEYWVVSRTSAVAGSDIRDAQPSRDENGRPDVQFNLSNDGGRRFFAFTSAHVNDKLAIVLDNRVREVANIQEPIRDSVRIAGAFTEEQTHDLSMMLRSGALPASIHYLNEETVGPSLGADSIRAGVLAAVVGMAAVLIFMLIYYRGAGINADLALLLNLVILLGFLGFSHASLTLPGIAGVILTIGMGVDSNVLIFERIREELRAGKAPAAAVDQGFAHAWLTIVDTHVTTIVSAFILFIFGTGPVRGFATTLTFGLLANLFTAVFVSRVIFDAILNRKERGEALSI